The Verrucomicrobium spinosum DSM 4136 = JCM 18804 genome includes a region encoding these proteins:
- a CDS encoding GDSL-type esterase/lipase family protein has protein sequence MNASRYLRPRLLHGAVACLAATISFASSRLAAQAAAPLSTVETALATPGKRPDPARFEKDLAKFDAEFKAKPVKGGIVFTGSSSIRLWKTEEAFPNLPVLNRGFGGSVANDLVVHAERVVLRYEPKVLVVYTGSNDLNAKLNPEEVLADYTAFLNLVHEKLPDCRIVINSVKISELRLKQIPAVKQLNSLLQAWCEGKNWVRWLESMNYLMDEKGLPKNELFRKDKLHLNEAGYAKWNEIIEPVIKEEWTKAGGKA, from the coding sequence ATGAACGCATCCCGGTATCTCCGACCCCGCCTTCTGCATGGTGCCGTGGCCTGTCTGGCCGCAACCATCTCTTTCGCCAGCAGCCGACTTGCTGCTCAGGCTGCTGCTCCTCTCTCCACGGTGGAGACGGCTCTGGCTACTCCGGGCAAGCGCCCTGACCCCGCCAGGTTTGAAAAGGATCTGGCCAAGTTTGACGCCGAATTCAAGGCGAAGCCGGTCAAGGGAGGGATCGTCTTCACGGGCAGTTCTAGCATCCGTCTCTGGAAGACCGAGGAAGCGTTTCCCAATCTGCCGGTACTGAACCGTGGCTTTGGTGGATCGGTTGCGAATGACCTGGTGGTGCACGCGGAGCGTGTGGTGCTGCGGTACGAACCCAAGGTATTGGTAGTTTACACAGGCAGCAATGACTTGAATGCGAAGCTGAACCCCGAGGAGGTTCTGGCCGACTATACAGCCTTCCTGAACCTGGTGCACGAGAAGCTGCCTGACTGCCGGATCGTCATCAATTCGGTGAAGATCTCGGAGTTGCGTCTCAAACAAATTCCCGCCGTGAAGCAGCTCAACAGCCTTTTGCAGGCATGGTGCGAGGGCAAAAACTGGGTTCGGTGGCTGGAGTCGATGAACTACCTGATGGACGAGAAGGGGTTGCCCAAGAACGAGTTATTTCGCAAAGATAAGCTTCATCTCAACGAAGCCGGTTACGCGAAATGGAACGAGATCATCGAGCCTGTCATCAAAGAGGAGTGGACGAAGGCCGGAGGCAAGGCCTGA